A genomic segment from Thermus neutrinimicus encodes:
- a CDS encoding DUF5647 family protein, with the protein MVNPAERLAELDGILMDHLLEAGLLQELPEAYRLVLLPLDEPEVAAKALAWAREAPNPEGWPLVYALFLEGRPVRLLLPGREVEVAPRAA; encoded by the coding sequence GTGGTGAACCCCGCGGAAAGGCTGGCCGAGCTGGACGGGATCCTCATGGACCACCTCCTGGAGGCAGGCCTCCTCCAGGAGCTCCCCGAGGCCTACCGCCTGGTCCTCCTCCCCCTGGACGAGCCCGAGGTGGCGGCGAAGGCCCTGGCCTGGGCCCGGGAGGCCCCTAACCCCGAGGGCTGGCCCCTGGTCTACGCCCTCTTCCTGGAGGGGAGGCCCGTCCGCCTCCTCCTGCCGGGCAGGGAGGTGGAGGTGGCCCCCAGGGCCGCCTAG